From Scomber scombrus chromosome 21, fScoSco1.1, whole genome shotgun sequence, one genomic window encodes:
- the LOC134003265 gene encoding gap junction gamma-1 protein-like, producing the protein MSWSFLTRLLEEIHNHSTFVGKIWLTVLIVFRIVLTAVGGESIYYDEQSKFVCNTGQPGCENICYDAFAPLSHVRFWVFQIILVATPSLMYLGYAVHKIARADEQAESGGGSGVSRRKPKKHYLKGRKHNRGIEEPEDDQEKDPMIYEMAKVESDRSGAAKGDRGDGQAAVKVRHDGRQRIKEDGLMRIYVLQLLARSVLEVAFLCGQYVLYGFAVPSTYICSTLPCPHSVDCFVSRPTEKTIFLLIMYTVSFLCLLVNIWEMLHLGIGTICEIVRSRRVQFSDDELYGLTKGPGALNETGLSGEDYSSYPFSWNAPSAPPGYNIAIKPLLVSKGSHDHPLPITDLTNAKMACRQNHVNIAQEERQQYTNNEDNLCRAGMGDAPGGSHRDIRQPQNRLEADNQAHSQQQSHSNNHSRPNRDRKHRHASKHTLSKADPDRGNSSTGSSCKYGEIKGSEWI; encoded by the coding sequence ATGAGTTGGAGTTTCCTGACTCGCCTGCTGGAAGAAATCCACAACCATTCCACATTTGTGGGCAAGATCTGGCTCACCGTCCTCATTGTTTTCCGCATTGTGCTGACGGCTGTAGGAGGTGAGTCCATCTACTATGACGAGCAGAGCAAGTTTGTCTGCAACACAGGCCAGCCGGGCTGTGAGAACATCTGCTACGATGCCTTTGCTCCACTCTCGCACGTCCGCTTCTGGGTCTTTCAGATCATCCTGGTGGCCACACCTTCACTCATGTACCTCGGCTACGCTGTCCACAAAATTGCTCGGGCAGACGAGCAGGCAGAGAGCGGAGGAGGAAGCGGCGTGTCCCGCAGAAAACCCAAGAAGCACTATCTTAAAGGAAGAAAGCACAACAGGGGCATCGAAGAGCCTGAGGATGACCAAGAGAAAGACCCCATGATCTATGAAATGGCAAAGGTGGAGAGTGATCGCAGCGGAGCCGCTAAAGGAGACCGTGGTGACGGACAAGCAGCAGTTAAAGTGCGCCATGATGGGCGCCAGCGTATCAAAGAAGACGGCCTGATGCGCATTTATGTCCTTCAGCTCTTGGCGCGCTCCGTGCTGGAGGTAGCGTTCTTGTGCGGGCAGTACGTCCTGTATGGATTCGCGGTGCCCTCCACCTACATATGCTCAACCCTGCCCTGCCCTCACAGTGTGGACTGCTTTGTGTCACGGCCCACTGAGAAAACTATCTTTCTCCTCATCATGTACACGGtctcctttctctgtctgttaGTCAATATTTGGGAGATGCTTCACCTGGGCATAGGTACCATCTGTGAGATTGTACGCTCCCGTCGGGTGCAGTTCTCTGACGACGAGCTGTACGGACTGACAAAGGGACCAGGCGCTCTTAACGAGACAGGACTGAGCGGAGAGGACTACAGCAGCTACCCTTTTTCATGGAATGCACCATCAGCTCCACCAGGGTACAACATCGCCATCAAGCCTCTTTTGGTATCTAAAGGGTCCCATGACCATCCTCTACCCATTACCGATCTCACTAACGCCAAGATGGCGTGCCGACAGAATCACGTGAACATCGCCCAAGAGGAGCGTCAGCAGTACACCAATAATGAAGACAACTTGTGCAGAGCAGGGATGGGAGACGCCCCCGGAGGCAGCCACAGAGACATCCGCCAGCCTCAGAACAGGCTAGAGGCCGACAACCAGGCCCACAGCCAGCAGCAGAGCCACAGTAACAACCACAGCAGGCCTAACCGTGACCGTAAACACCGGCACGCCTCCAAACACACCCTGAGCAAGGCCGACCCAGACAGAGGCAACAGCAGCACCGGCAGCAGCTGCAAATATGGAGAGATAAAGGGCTCAGAGTGGATCTGA
- the LOC134003771 gene encoding probable phosphatase phospho1, which translates to MTAPSNITHAAPQEQRFLVLFDFDETIINENSDDAVLNALPGQQLPDWLKNSYREGHYNEHMQRVLAYMAEQGVSKNSIHSAVENIPPTPGLLNLLQYLQSHLQDFELVVISDANMYFIETWLERAGVRHLFRKIFTNPASFDAAGRLVLLPFHSHSCSRCPENMCKQVILREYLADRQKERGGAPFQRVFYIGDGANDICPSLVLGPRDTAFPRRDFPMHRLLVEMQQSQAAKFKANVVPWASGGNIVDCLKKIMEER; encoded by the coding sequence ATGACAGCTCCGTCGAATATAACCCATGCTGCGCCACAGGAACAACGATTTTTGGTGTTGTTCGACTTTGATGAGACCATCATCAATGAAAACAGTGATGATGCTGTGTTAAATGCTTTGCCAGGCCAGCAGCTCCCCGATTGGCTGAAAAACAGTTACAGGGAGGGGCACTACAATGAGCACATGCAGCGGGTCTTGGCTTATATGGCAGAGCAAGGCGTGTCTAAGAACTCCATCCATTCAGCGGTGGAGAACATCCCACCCACGCCCGGCCTCCTGAATCTCCTCCAGTATCTGCAGAGCCACCTGCAGGACTTTGAGCTGGTGGTGATCTCTGATGCAAACATGTACTTCATCGAGACGTGGCTGGAGCGCGCTGGGGTGCGTCACCTTTTTCGGAAGATTTTCACAAACCCAGCCAGTTTCGATGCGGCTGGCCGGCTTGTACTGCTGCCCTTCCACTCCCACTCATGCTCCCGTTGTCCTGAAAACATGTGCAAGCAGGTGATCCTTCGAGAGTATCTGGCAGACCGGCAAAAGGAGCGTGGTGGTGCACCCTTCCAGAGGGTATTCTATATCGGAGATGGAGCCAATGATATCTGTCCCTCTCTGGTTCTGGGACCCCGGGACACAGCCTTTCCTAGGAGGGACTTCCCCATGCACAGGCTGCTTGTGGAGATGCAGCAATCCCAGGCAGCCAAGTTTAAGGCAAATGTAGTCCCTTGGGCCAGCGGCGGAAACATAGTGGACTGCCTGAAGAAAATAATGGAGGAgagatga